From a single Opisthocomus hoazin isolate bOpiHoa1 chromosome 6, bOpiHoa1.hap1, whole genome shotgun sequence genomic region:
- the CDCP2 gene encoding CUB domain-containing protein 2, producing the protein MGCAGAGCLAALAVLCGALGDAPSQGIKCGGVLSAPSGNFSSPNFPGPYPYETECTWLIVVAEGSSVLLSFSHFELEYHAACAYDYLQVYNGAARDRGNLLGTFCGRSPPPPFSSAWHVMAVVFRSDRHVAKRGFAAAYRKDACGGQLTGLSGEITSPRYPESYPNDAECRWSIGAAGGSGPLTLVFADFQMEGGQGCGFDYVALFDGPTAASPRLGRYCGSARPPRTVSSAPHLFILFKSDFNIGGRGFKAHFYSGECQEVFTAIKGNFSSPRYPNFYPNNLKCQWSIQLPPGYRVKVFFLDMELEGRSSLTGGCDYDHVAAFDGSTENGSLLGRWCGRESPVPVTSRHSQLLLVLHTDRNTAKRGFSIAYVGVVPMNVSCTRTDFHIQIPVQSLAQLERNRIYLGTPSCAAQVVGRNFKIHTRFDTCGTESQKRNNTSVIVSTLYIDFSAGDQEDVHQYEVQCEPKRKEASVTLIAGPEPSRLSQAENLVDAQQREGGATDAHEIKSQDTSDIVFISICILAGLLMVIAVVGLVLL; encoded by the exons ATGGGGTGCGCAGGAGCGGGCTGCCTGGCAGCGCTGGCCGTGTTGTGCGGGGCTCTGGGGGATGCTCCCAGCCAAG GCATCAAATGCGGCGGGGTGCTCTCGGCACCCTCCGGCAATTTCTCCAGCCCCAACTTCCCGGGGCCGTACCCCTACGAGACGGAGTGCACATGGCTGATCGTGGTGGCCGAGGGCtcctccgtcctgctctccttcaGCCACTTCGAGCTGGAGTACCACGCTGCCTGCGCCTACGACTACCTCCAGGTCTACAACGGGGCCGCCCGGGACCGGGGCAACCTCCTGGGCACCTTctgcggccgcagccccccgccaccctTCTCCTCCGCCTGGCACGTCATGGCCGTCGTCTTCCGCTCCGATCGCCACGTAGCCAAGCGTGGCTTCGCCGCCGCTTACCGGAAAG ATGCCTGCGGTGGGCAGCTGACGGGGCTGTCCGGGGAGATCACCAGCCCCCGCTACCCCGAGAGCTACCCCAACGACGCCGAGTGCCGCTGGAGCATcggggcggccggcggcagcGGGCCCCTCACCCTGGTGTTCGCCGACTTCCAGATGGAGGGGGGCCAGGGCTGCGGCTTTGACTACGTGGCCCTTTTCGATGGCCccaccgccgcctccccccgcctggGACGCTACTgcggcagcgcccgcccgccccgcaccgTCTCCTCCGCCCCGCACCTCTTCATCCTCTTCAAGTCGGACTTCAACATCGGCGGCAGGGGCTTCAAGGCCCATTTCTACTCGG GTGAGTGCCAGGAGGTGTTCACCGCCATCAAAGGGAATTTCTCCAGCCCTCGGTACCCCAACTTCTACCCCAACAACCTCAAGTGCCAGTGGAGCATCCAGCTGCCCCCGGGCTACCGGGTCAAGGTCTTCTTCTTGGACATGGAGCTGGAGGGCCGGAGCAGCCTGACGGGCGGCTGCGACTACGACCACGTGGCCGCCTTTGACGGCAGCACTGAGAATGGATCCCTGCTGGGGCGGTGGTGCGGGCGGGAGAGCCCGGTGCCCGTCACCTCCCGGcacagccagctgctgctggtCCTCCACACCGACCGCAACACGGCCAAGAGGGGCTTCTCCATCGCCTACGTGGGAG TTGTGCCCATGAACGTCAGCTGCACCCGAACCGACTTCCACATCCAGATCCCCGTGCAGTCCCTGGCCCAGCTGGAGAGGAACAGGATTTACCTGGGGACCCCCTCCTGTGCAGCCCAGGTGGTTGGCAGGAACTTTAAAATACACACCAGGTTCGACACCTGCGGCACCGAGTCCCAG AAACGCAACAACACGTCCGTCATCGTCAGCACCCTCTACATCGACTTCTCAGCGGGGGACCAGGAGGACGTCCACCAGTACGAGGTGCAGTGTGAGCCGAAGAGGAAGGAAGCCTCGGTGACCCTCATCGCCGGCCCCGAGCCCTCCAGGCTCAGCCAGGCAGAAAACCTGGTGGATGCCCAGCAGCGGGAGGGGGGAGCGACGGACGCCCACGAAATCAAGAGCCAGGACACCAGCGACATCGTCTTCATCAGCATCTGCATCCTGGCCGGGCTCCTCATGGTCATCGCGGTGGTGGGGCTGGTGCTTCTGTAG